In a genomic window of Desulfomonilia bacterium:
- a CDS encoding GGGtGRT protein — translation MALFEGYERRIAQINPVLEKYGIATIEEAEKICKDKGLDVYKIVKDVQPICFENACWAYIMGAAIAIKKGQKKAAEIAETLGEGLQAFCIPGSVADDRKVGIGHGNLAAMLLREETKCFAFIAGHESFAAAEGAIGLAKSANKARKEPLKVILNGLGKDAAHIISRVNGFTHVVTKFDYLSGKLTIVSEMAYSTGERAKVRCYGADDVREGVAINHHEGVDVSITGNSTNPTRFQHPVAGTYKKECQEQGKKYFSVASGGGTGRTLHPDNMAAGPASYGMTDTMGRMHSDAQFAGSSSVPAHVEMMGFLGMGNNPMVGASVAVAVAVEQAMK, via the coding sequence ATGGCACTATTTGAAGGATACGAAAGAAGGATAGCACAAATAAATCCGGTGCTTGAGAAATATGGTATTGCCACAATTGAAGAAGCTGAAAAAATCTGCAAGGACAAAGGGCTTGACGTATATAAGATAGTCAAGGATGTCCAGCCGATATGCTTTGAGAACGCATGCTGGGCGTATATTATGGGTGCGGCTATTGCAATTAAGAAAGGTCAGAAAAAGGCTGCCGAAATCGCCGAAACGCTGGGTGAAGGCCTTCAGGCTTTCTGCATTCCGGGCTCGGTCGCGGATGACAGGAAAGTAGGCATCGGCCACGGCAATCTTGCCGCAATGCTGCTCCGTGAAGAGACAAAGTGTTTTGCGTTTATTGCCGGCCATGAATCATTTGCTGCGGCTGAAGGCGCCATAGGCCTTGCGAAATCCGCAAACAAGGCTCGCAAAGAACCGCTCAAGGTAATCCTTAACGGCCTCGGCAAGGACGCGGCCCATATCATTTCCCGTGTCAACGGGTTTACCCATGTTGTGACAAAGTTCGATTACCTTTCGGGCAAGCTCACTATTGTAAGCGAAATGGCATATTCGACGGGCGAACGCGCAAAGGTGCGATGCTACGGTGCTGACGATGTGCGCGAAGGCGTGGCAATCAATCATCATGAGGGCGTTGACGTGTCGATCACGGGAAATTCTACTAATCCTACCCGCTTTCAGCACCCGGTAGCAGGCACATACAAAAAGGAATGTCAGGAACAGGGCAAGAAATATTTCTCTGTTGCTTCGGGCGGCGGAACAGGCCGTACGCTTCATCCCGACAACATGGCTGCCGGACCTGCTTCCTACGGTATGACAGACACCATGGGCCGCATGCATTCGGATGCACAGTTTGCAGGCTCGTCATCCGTGCCCGCCCACGTAGAAATGATGGGCTTTTTGGGAATGGGCAACAATCCGATGGTGGGTGCGTCAGTGGCTGTTGCGGTTGCGGTGGAACAAGCCATGAAATAG